The Methanoregula boonei 6A8 genome has a window encoding:
- a CDS encoding 60S ribosomal export protein NMD3, translating into MTSIQDRFCPKCGKPSDSDGLCAACRVADTQWATCDTRVTSIHCPGCGATKQVNTWTDTNREREDLAPDLARSAVHFHPDVKKRLIEVRIRELSSNRSRAYLKISGTLYGQPVEKECTVEIAWHREQCDRCNRITGSYYEGIVQVRADGRDMSPFEMQKAAAIATQIEDSLQQGGERLSFISDMAETRDGLDVTVGSQHIGLLIVQGITAQLGGRYTTHPKLVGEKNGRQLFRITYLVRLPRYQRHDVVKLPRTYAEIEQSDSRTIRVFDLYEGRNRTVKEEDIVRLVGNARNAVPALVAYIAHGMFGLLDPATGATIEVTERQWMAVSAGENVQVLRDGDTMVVMR; encoded by the coding sequence ATGACCTCCATACAGGACCGGTTCTGCCCCAAGTGCGGCAAACCTTCAGATTCAGACGGGCTCTGTGCGGCCTGCCGGGTAGCGGACACGCAGTGGGCCACCTGCGATACGCGGGTAACAAGCATCCACTGCCCCGGCTGCGGGGCAACAAAGCAGGTGAACACGTGGACCGATACGAACCGGGAGCGTGAAGATCTGGCCCCGGATCTGGCACGCAGCGCGGTGCATTTCCACCCGGACGTAAAAAAGCGGTTGATCGAGGTCAGGATCCGCGAGCTTAGTTCCAACCGTTCCCGGGCCTACCTGAAGATCAGCGGAACCCTGTACGGTCAGCCCGTAGAAAAAGAGTGCACCGTGGAGATCGCCTGGCACCGGGAGCAGTGCGACCGGTGCAACCGGATCACCGGAAGTTATTATGAAGGGATTGTGCAGGTGCGTGCTGACGGACGCGACATGAGCCCCTTTGAAATGCAGAAGGCAGCGGCAATTGCGACCCAGATCGAGGACTCGCTCCAGCAGGGCGGGGAACGGCTGTCGTTTATCTCCGATATGGCCGAGACCCGGGATGGCCTTGATGTCACAGTAGGCTCCCAGCATATCGGCCTTTTGATCGTGCAGGGGATCACGGCGCAGCTTGGCGGGAGGTATACGACCCACCCAAAACTGGTCGGCGAGAAGAACGGGCGGCAGCTCTTCCGGATCACGTATCTTGTCCGGCTGCCCCGGTACCAGCGGCATGATGTGGTAAAGCTGCCCCGGACCTACGCGGAGATTGAGCAGTCGGATTCCCGCACAATCCGGGTATTTGATCTCTATGAGGGCAGGAACCGGACGGTAAAAGAGGAAGATATCGTGCGGCTGGTGGGCAATGCAAGAAACGCCGTGCCGGCGCTTGTGGCATATATTGCGCACGGGATGTTTGGGCTCCTTGATCCGGCAACAGGTGCAACCATCGAGGTCACGGAACGTCAGTGGATGGCGGTGAGCGCAGGGGAGAATGTGCAGGTGCTCCGCGATGGCGACACAATGGTCGTGATGCGGTAA
- a CDS encoding DUF424 domain-containing protein, whose amino-acid sequence MFLKIHHSPEMGDVVAVCDRELLNTTITHGDLRVTVTEGFYGTTHADEAAVTEALLRGDNVNLMGERAVGVAVKMGLITRADCIMIGSVPHAQIYRL is encoded by the coding sequence ATGTTCTTAAAAATCCACCACTCGCCGGAGATGGGCGATGTGGTTGCGGTCTGTGACCGCGAACTGCTCAACACCACCATCACCCACGGAGACCTCAGGGTCACGGTGACTGAGGGCTTCTACGGCACTACGCATGCAGATGAGGCCGCTGTCACTGAAGCCCTTTTGCGGGGAGACAACGTCAACCTCATGGGAGAGCGTGCCGTGGGGGTTGCCGTGAAGATGGGACTGATCACCCGGGCTGATTGCATCATGATCGGCAGCGTCCCGCATGCCCAGATCTACCGGCTATGA
- a CDS encoding TatD family hydrolase yields MRSRLFPITDDHIHFDPVNGRGVEAAKDFLHGGGTHLFLVSKPSWSLGVEPVTGNDYARVFDETLRIAGLIRETGLVVFPILGIHPAEISRLTERMPLEDAVLVMKGGLDCAAGYVREGKAVALKSGRPHYEVSPEVFSASNVVLSHALSLAAGYRCALQIHAESGPCADVVDMARNAGMDPGRVIKHYGSPDTPLHPSLVARHEAVPVLARERRPFTMESDFMDENSRPGAVTGPKSVPRITKKLLESGTITEEDCWRIHGETVEKVYGVRIVL; encoded by the coding sequence ATGAGATCGCGGCTCTTTCCGATCACTGACGATCATATCCATTTCGACCCGGTAAACGGGCGCGGGGTCGAAGCGGCAAAGGATTTCCTGCATGGGGGAGGAACGCATCTTTTCCTTGTCTCCAAACCCTCGTGGTCGCTCGGGGTCGAGCCGGTAACAGGGAACGATTACGCCAGAGTCTTTGACGAGACCCTGCGTATCGCCGGGCTGATCCGGGAGACCGGCCTTGTGGTCTTTCCCATCCTTGGGATCCACCCGGCCGAGATCAGCCGGCTTACGGAACGAATGCCACTTGAGGATGCGGTACTGGTAATGAAGGGGGGTCTCGATTGCGCTGCCGGCTATGTCCGTGAGGGAAAGGCTGTGGCGCTCAAGAGCGGGCGGCCGCACTACGAGGTCAGCCCCGAAGTGTTCTCTGCCTCAAATGTCGTGCTCTCTCATGCGCTCTCCCTTGCCGCAGGATACCGGTGCGCCCTCCAGATCCACGCGGAGAGCGGCCCGTGCGCCGATGTCGTCGACATGGCACGGAATGCCGGCATGGACCCGGGGCGCGTCATCAAGCATTACGGATCTCCGGATACCCCTCTCCATCCCTCGCTTGTGGCCCGGCACGAGGCGGTGCCGGTCCTTGCCCGCGAACGCCGCCCCTTTACCATGGAGAGTGACTTCATGGACGAAAACTCGCGGCCCGGCGCTGTGACGGGCCCAAAGTCGGTCCCGAGGATCACAAAAAAACTGCTTGAATCGGGTACTATTACCGAAGAGGACTGCTGGCGCATCCATGGGGAGACCGTGGAGAAGGTGTACGGCGTCCGCATCGTGCTGTAG
- a CDS encoding dihydroneopterin aldolase family protein has translation MEGAHEHDRPTDREQAIFEAGIKLGALYHQWVGTPIAQESAASVESAIEKAVVLQPFVEEITVRLDRFRMQKNVFGYSELSGLMFDVEIVTRVGFWYCRATLAPENGYPLMKVLECHEIAALSDH, from the coding sequence ATGGAAGGAGCACACGAACACGACAGGCCAACAGACCGGGAGCAGGCTATCTTTGAAGCCGGGATCAAACTGGGGGCGCTCTACCACCAGTGGGTGGGAACCCCGATTGCACAGGAATCTGCGGCAAGCGTGGAATCCGCGATTGAAAAGGCAGTGGTCCTCCAGCCTTTTGTCGAGGAGATCACGGTGAGGCTCGATCGTTTTCGGATGCAAAAGAATGTATTTGGGTACAGCGAACTTTCCGGTCTCATGTTTGATGTGGAGATCGTGACCCGGGTAGGCTTTTGGTACTGCCGGGCCACTCTTGCACCGGAGAACGGTTACCCTCTCATGAAGGTCCTGGAGTGCCATGAGATCGCGGCTCTTTCCGATCACTGA
- a CDS encoding minichromosome maintenance protein MCM, with product MEKVPELHQGDRADDWGRFLKSRYKKELGEISRLYPHRRSLVVDYRQIERFGKAGITLADELLENPGKVLEDVWDAIKNNQLVRTRDGKEPKALNIRFTNLPKKTAIREIRSEDINRFISVEGILRKTTEVRPRIVEAVFKCPAGHFTKKTQKYGKFIEPDGCATDGCTFKKVELVPKRSTFVDSQKLRVQESPEGLRGGEQPQTLDIDVTDDLTGTVAPGDRVVINGILRSMQRVVKGEKSTVFDIFLECNSIEIAEKEFEEVEIDEEAEDEIKKLSKDPMIYRMVTHSIAPTIYGNEDVKEAITLQLFGGIAKEMPDGSHLRGDIHVLLIGDPGIAKSQLLRYIVKCSPRAIYTSGQSSTSAGLTATAVKDEFGEGRWTLEAGALVLADMGIAAVDEMDKMQKEDRSALHEAMEQQSISVAKAGITATLKSRCALLGAANPKYGRFDMYGDIADQINMPPSLLSRFDLIFIMTDQPEQKRDLAIAEHILKAHGVGELIAQHKKTPIPGVTQEFIEQQLKPVMPDIDPAFFRKYVAYSKRTCFPILSAEAKEAIVGYYLKLRGIAEPNKPVPVTARQLEALVRLAEASARIRLSDKIEAGDAERVIHIVDACLRQIAYDAKTGNFDIDKVATGISKEKRDIVRVIKDAIRDIGGEGRRASIDQVIEAAAAKGFAHDKVREGIEMLLRHGEAMEPKSGIIQLI from the coding sequence ATGGAGAAGGTACCCGAACTACACCAGGGCGATCGTGCCGATGACTGGGGCCGGTTTCTGAAAAGCCGGTACAAGAAGGAGCTTGGCGAGATCTCGCGCCTTTACCCGCACAGGCGATCGCTTGTTGTTGATTACCGCCAGATCGAGAGGTTCGGCAAAGCCGGTATCACTCTCGCCGATGAGCTGCTGGAGAACCCGGGCAAGGTGCTCGAGGATGTCTGGGATGCAATAAAAAACAACCAGCTGGTCAGGACACGGGATGGCAAGGAGCCAAAGGCCCTCAATATCCGGTTCACAAACCTCCCCAAAAAGACGGCAATCCGCGAGATCCGGTCCGAGGATATCAACCGGTTTATCTCGGTCGAGGGGATCCTCCGGAAGACCACCGAGGTCCGCCCCCGGATCGTGGAGGCTGTTTTTAAGTGCCCGGCCGGCCATTTCACCAAAAAGACCCAGAAGTACGGCAAGTTCATCGAGCCGGATGGCTGTGCCACAGATGGCTGTACTTTCAAGAAGGTCGAGCTCGTGCCCAAGCGTTCCACTTTTGTCGATTCCCAGAAACTCCGGGTGCAGGAATCCCCCGAGGGCCTGCGGGGCGGCGAGCAGCCGCAGACGCTTGATATCGATGTGACTGATGACCTTACCGGCACGGTTGCGCCCGGGGACCGGGTCGTAATCAACGGGATCCTCCGGTCCATGCAGCGGGTGGTCAAGGGTGAGAAGAGCACGGTCTTTGACATCTTCCTCGAATGCAACTCGATCGAGATCGCGGAAAAAGAGTTCGAGGAAGTTGAGATCGATGAGGAGGCCGAGGATGAGATCAAAAAACTCTCCAAGGATCCTATGATCTATCGTATGGTCACCCATTCGATCGCCCCGACTATCTACGGGAACGAGGACGTTAAGGAAGCGATCACCCTCCAGCTCTTCGGCGGGATCGCAAAAGAGATGCCGGACGGGAGCCATCTCAGAGGAGACATTCACGTGCTCCTGATAGGCGACCCCGGTATTGCAAAAAGCCAGCTGCTCCGCTATATCGTGAAATGTTCGCCCCGGGCCATTTACACAAGCGGGCAATCCTCCACATCGGCCGGTCTTACCGCAACCGCGGTCAAGGACGAGTTTGGCGAAGGGCGCTGGACGCTTGAGGCTGGTGCGCTCGTGCTTGCCGATATGGGTATTGCAGCGGTGGATGAGATGGACAAGATGCAAAAAGAGGATCGTTCAGCCCTTCATGAAGCAATGGAGCAGCAGTCCATCAGCGTGGCAAAGGCCGGCATCACCGCTACACTCAAGTCCCGGTGCGCCCTTTTAGGCGCGGCGAACCCGAAGTACGGGCGCTTTGATATGTACGGCGATATTGCCGACCAGATCAACATGCCTCCTTCGCTCCTCTCGCGTTTCGACCTCATCTTTATCATGACCGATCAGCCGGAGCAGAAACGGGACCTTGCCATTGCCGAGCACATCCTTAAAGCACACGGCGTCGGGGAGCTGATCGCCCAGCACAAAAAGACGCCGATCCCCGGTGTCACCCAGGAGTTTATCGAGCAGCAGCTCAAGCCGGTCATGCCGGATATCGATCCTGCGTTTTTCCGGAAGTACGTAGCGTACTCCAAGCGTACCTGTTTTCCCATCCTCTCTGCGGAGGCAAAGGAGGCGATTGTCGGTTACTATCTCAAGCTCAGGGGGATCGCGGAGCCCAACAAGCCTGTCCCGGTAACGGCCCGGCAACTGGAAGCGCTCGTCCGGCTTGCAGAGGCAAGCGCCCGGATACGGCTCTCTGATAAGATCGAGGCCGGCGACGCGGAGCGCGTGATCCACATCGTGGACGCCTGCCTGCGCCAGATCGCCTACGATGCAAAGACCGGTAACTTCGATATTGACAAGGTGGCCACCGGTATCTCCAAGGAGAAGCGCGACATTGTCCGGGTGATCAAGGATGCGATCCGGGACATTGGTGGCGAAGGCCGGCGCGCTTCCATCGATCAGGTGATCGAGGCTGCAGCGGCAAAGGGCTTTGCCCACGACAAAGTAAGGGAAGGAATCGAGATGCTCCTGCGGCATGGCGAGGCCATGGAGCCAAAGTCGGGGATCATCCAGCTGATATGA
- a CDS encoding replication factor C small subunit: MDESHTIWIEKYRPAKLADIVGQDDIVERLSSYVKSGNLPHLLFTGSAGVGKTTAAVTLAREFFGDSWQMNFRELNASDERGIDVVRNQIKEFARTRPAGDAAFKILFLDEADALTTDAQAALRRTMESYAKTCRFILSCNYSSKIIDPIQSRCAIYRFRPLGPQAVKEEITRIAAREHLDVTPEAMDAMVYIAQGDMRKAINALQGAAILSATIEAPMVYAITSNARPEEIGELLTLSLSGDFDGAEALLTRLLRERGIAPNELINQCYRALTKRDMDRVLKVELIDALGETDFRLSEGASSDIQMEALIARFVLAGTRKR, from the coding sequence ATGGATGAGTCTCACACTATCTGGATAGAGAAGTACCGGCCGGCAAAGCTTGCCGATATAGTCGGTCAGGACGATATAGTAGAGCGGCTCTCATCCTATGTAAAGTCCGGGAACCTTCCCCACCTCCTTTTCACGGGAAGTGCCGGGGTGGGAAAGACCACCGCCGCAGTCACCCTGGCCCGGGAATTCTTCGGGGACTCGTGGCAGATGAACTTCCGCGAGCTCAATGCCTCTGATGAACGGGGTATCGATGTAGTGCGCAACCAGATCAAGGAGTTTGCCCGGACCCGGCCTGCAGGTGATGCGGCATTCAAGATCCTCTTTTTGGACGAAGCCGATGCACTCACCACCGATGCTCAGGCAGCACTGCGCAGGACAATGGAGAGCTATGCCAAGACCTGCCGTTTCATCCTCTCCTGCAACTACTCCTCAAAGATCATCGACCCCATCCAGAGCCGGTGCGCGATCTACCGGTTCCGGCCTCTCGGTCCGCAGGCAGTAAAAGAGGAGATCACCCGGATTGCCGCAAGGGAGCACTTAGATGTGACACCGGAGGCAATGGATGCAATGGTATACATCGCTCAGGGGGATATGCGCAAAGCCATCAACGCCCTCCAGGGTGCAGCGATCCTCAGTGCAACGATCGAGGCCCCGATGGTGTACGCGATCACGTCCAATGCCCGGCCGGAAGAGATCGGGGAGCTCTTAACGCTCTCTCTCTCCGGGGATTTCGATGGGGCCGAGGCGCTGCTCACCCGGCTCCTGCGCGAGCGGGGTATCGCTCCCAACGAATTGATCAACCAGTGTTACCGTGCCCTCACCAAAAGGGATATGGACCGGGTGCTCAAGGTGGAACTCATCGACGCGCTTGGCGAAACGGATTTCCGTCTCTCTGAAGGGGCGAGCAGCGACATCCAGATGGAGGCGCTGATTGCCAGGTTTGTTCTTGCCGGTACAAGGAAGCGGTGA